One part of the Vallicoccus soli genome encodes these proteins:
- a CDS encoding putative manganese transporter: MPTDLVLLPLADSFHEVGLPVLVLVALFGWARLRHGDRLTEWLLRHARLGPAVGAVLGAVPGCGAEIVLVTLLLRRAVSYGTVVAAVVATMGDSAWVLIAADPVLALQVHSVLLVAGVLTGYAVDAARYVPTLPGDPEPAPPIPVGAALGRTLSPALGAAPARPALRLSALSVDELGAPVAALWLLVPAGLVVGLPVVMAQADLSPLTRALGGVDPYLVTGVAGTLAALWVLVAGRGGERCPDAHAPVDLSGVLRGAAREAALVTACVAVATTGWSLLVAATGFDAADLALVGLVGVGVGALVGLVPGCALQIVFTGLFVSGAVPLSTLLANAVSQDGDALFPMLARAPRAAMATSALTTLPALAVGGVALLVL; this comes from the coding sequence GTGCCGACCGACCTCGTCCTGCTCCCGCTGGCCGACTCCTTCCACGAGGTGGGGCTGCCTGTCCTCGTCCTCGTCGCGCTGTTCGGCTGGGCGCGCCTGCGGCACGGGGACCGGCTGACGGAGTGGCTGCTGCGCCACGCGCGGCTCGGCCCCGCCGTGGGGGCCGTCCTCGGCGCCGTGCCCGGCTGCGGCGCGGAGATCGTGCTCGTGACGCTGCTCCTGCGCCGCGCCGTGTCCTACGGCACCGTCGTCGCGGCCGTCGTCGCCACCATGGGCGACTCGGCGTGGGTGCTCATCGCCGCCGACCCCGTGCTCGCCCTCCAGGTGCACTCGGTGCTCCTCGTCGCGGGTGTCCTCACCGGGTACGCCGTCGACGCCGCCCGCTACGTGCCAACGCTCCCGGGCGACCCGGAGCCCGCGCCCCCCATCCCGGTCGGCGCCGCCCTCGGGCGGACCCTGTCGCCGGCGCTGGGTGCCGCGCCGGCCCGCCCTGCCCTGCGCCTGTCGGCGCTGAGCGTCGACGAGCTGGGGGCCCCCGTGGCGGCGCTCTGGCTGCTCGTCCCCGCCGGCCTGGTCGTCGGCCTCCCGGTGGTCATGGCGCAGGCGGACCTGTCACCCCTGACCCGGGCGCTGGGCGGGGTCGACCCGTACCTCGTCACCGGCGTCGCCGGGACCCTCGCGGCGCTGTGGGTGCTGGTCGCCGGTCGTGGCGGAGAGCGTTGTCCCGACGCGCACGCACCGGTCGACCTGAGCGGCGTCCTGCGGGGCGCGGCACGCGAGGCGGCCCTCGTGACGGCGTGCGTGGCCGTGGCCACCACCGGGTGGTCCCTGCTCGTGGCCGCGACCGGGTTCGACGCCGCGGACCTCGCCCTCGTCGGGCTGGTCGGTGTGGGCGTCGGCGCCCTCGTCGGGCTCGTGCCGGGCTGCGCCCTGCAGATCGTCTTCACCGGCCTGTTCGTCTCCGGCGCGGTGCCGCTGTCGACCCTGCTCGCCAACGCCGTGAGCCAGGACGGCGACGCGCTGTTCCCGATGCTCGCCCGAGCCCCCCGCGCCGCCATGGCCACCTCGGCGCTGACAACCCTGCCCGCGCTCGCGGTCGGCGGCGTCGCCCTCCTCGTCCTCTGA
- a CDS encoding manganese catalase family protein: protein MFSHVQDLQFEAKPDGPDPAFARRFQEVLGGKWGEMTVAMQYLYQGWNTRLPGKYKDMLLDIGTEELAHVEMIVTMIDRLLDAAPLSLDDAKTDTLKAQYAHSNPQHPIHNGNAASPMDSMGNPWNGLFVTASGNLYADFHLNATAEMQGRLQVARLWHMTDDPGVKELLKFLITRDHMHQMQWLRAIEELQADGLDGVPVPEAFDLENEIDEFAALYVHASDGDKATEGRWAQGQSFDGRHQVTVQETPEAYGSRPTLPPGDPRLYSTPPMDAKGMIQTIKEKLT from the coding sequence GTGTTCAGCCACGTCCAGGACCTGCAGTTCGAGGCCAAGCCCGACGGCCCGGACCCCGCCTTCGCCCGCCGGTTCCAGGAGGTCCTGGGCGGCAAGTGGGGCGAGATGACGGTCGCGATGCAGTACCTCTACCAGGGGTGGAACACGCGGCTCCCCGGCAAGTACAAGGACATGCTCCTCGACATCGGGACCGAGGAGCTCGCCCACGTCGAGATGATCGTCACGATGATCGACCGCCTGCTCGACGCGGCGCCGCTCTCGCTCGACGACGCCAAGACCGACACGCTCAAGGCGCAGTACGCCCACTCCAACCCGCAGCACCCCATCCACAACGGCAACGCCGCGTCGCCCATGGACTCGATGGGCAACCCCTGGAACGGCCTGTTCGTCACGGCCAGCGGCAACCTCTACGCCGACTTCCACCTCAACGCCACCGCCGAGATGCAGGGCCGGCTCCAGGTGGCGCGCCTGTGGCACATGACCGACGACCCGGGCGTCAAGGAGCTCCTCAAGTTCCTCATCACCCGCGACCACATGCACCAGATGCAGTGGCTGCGCGCCATCGAGGAGCTGCAGGCCGACGGGCTCGACGGCGTCCCGGTGCCGGAGGCCTTCGACCTCGAGAACGAGATCGACGAGTTCGCCGCGCTCTACGTGCACGCGAGCGACGGCGACAAGGCCACGGAGGGTCGCTGGGCGCAGGGCCAGTCCTTCGACGGCCGCCACCAGGTCACCGTGCAGGAGACGCCGGAGGCGTACGGCTCCCGCCCGACCCTGCCCCCGGGCGACCCGCGCCTCTACAGCACGCCCCCCATGGACGCCAAGGGGATGATCCAGACCATCAAGGAGAAGCTCACCTGA